The Paraburkholderia sp. SOS3 genome includes a region encoding these proteins:
- a CDS encoding ABC transporter permease, translated as MTADAQVAAHGNASAVASAHANAGENAAATPLATSVAPPLTRPRARPRSGTDWFAVRRELSTKSRWTLGIGSFVLPLLVWCIVSYVPFVWHPQMLIENPGSVDYFQPGMRIDKATFNDELQTARAKHAALPTGIAVNPVYLPAPHEVLRAFYTAFTTPPASRDAPWLHESLWHSIQVIFWGFVISSAIGVPLGIVCGTYSALARLQEPFIEFFRYLPAPAFGALMVAVLGIYDGPKIAIIVIGTFFQQVLIVANTTRKLDYALFEAAMTLGTKKLKLLTHVVIPGILPDLYRDQRILLGWAWTYLIVAELVGTSSGITWYITQQARYEHFDNVYAAIMMIGIIGLGSDLVLAYFGRKLFPWDRTLKA; from the coding sequence ATGACAGCCGATGCACAGGTTGCCGCGCATGGCAATGCGAGCGCTGTTGCAAGCGCCCATGCAAACGCCGGCGAAAACGCCGCTGCAACCCCGCTTGCGACTTCTGTTGCGCCGCCGCTCACGAGGCCGCGCGCGAGACCACGCTCGGGGACCGACTGGTTCGCGGTGCGCCGCGAACTGTCGACCAAAAGCCGCTGGACGCTCGGCATCGGCTCGTTCGTGCTGCCGCTTCTGGTCTGGTGCATCGTCAGCTATGTGCCGTTCGTCTGGCATCCGCAAATGCTGATCGAGAACCCCGGCAGCGTCGATTATTTTCAGCCGGGCATGCGCATCGACAAGGCGACCTTCAACGACGAACTGCAAACCGCGCGCGCGAAACATGCGGCGCTGCCGACCGGCATCGCAGTGAATCCGGTCTACCTGCCGGCACCGCATGAGGTGCTGCGCGCGTTCTATACGGCCTTTACGACGCCGCCCGCCTCGCGCGATGCCCCGTGGCTGCATGAAAGCCTGTGGCACAGCATCCAGGTGATTTTCTGGGGTTTCGTGATTTCATCGGCGATCGGCGTGCCGCTTGGCATCGTGTGCGGCACGTATAGCGCGCTCGCGCGGCTGCAGGAGCCGTTTATCGAGTTCTTCCGCTATCTGCCGGCGCCCGCGTTCGGCGCGCTGATGGTCGCGGTGCTCGGCATCTATGACGGGCCGAAAATCGCGATCATCGTGATCGGCACGTTCTTCCAGCAGGTGCTGATCGTCGCGAACACGACGCGCAAGCTCGACTACGCGCTCTTCGAAGCCGCGATGACGCTCGGCACGAAGAAGCTCAAGCTGCTCACGCATGTGGTGATTCCGGGCATCCTGCCGGACCTGTATCGCGATCAGCGCATTCTGCTCGGCTGGGCGTGGACCTATCTGATCGTCGCGGAACTCGTCGGCACGAGTTCGGGCATCACGTGGTACATCACGCAGCAGGCGCGCTACGAACACTTCGACAACGTGTACGCGGCGATCATGATGATCGGCATCATCGGCCTCGGCTCGGATCTCGTGCTCGCGTATTTCGGCCGCAAACTGTTTCCGTGGGACCGCACGCTCAAGGCGTAA
- a CDS encoding ABC transporter ATP-binding protein, with protein sequence MLNPQPVPSYLLQSDAVRARFDRLKARDVILDVRNLGKCFPTSHGEHVALDDISFQTHRREFVCVIGPSGCGKSTLIRILAGLERQTSGDVLIDGKPVDGPGADRGMVFQGYTLFPWLTVKKNVMFGLKMNGLGRTQAEREALQWLDLVGLAKFADVYPHQLSGGMKQRVAIARALANRPRILLMDEPFGALDAQTRAKMQAHLLDIWRNIDVTVLFITHDLDEAIFLADRILVLKANPGEVQELIEVPVPRPRELAQSTSAEFIATRARLEALIHPPIAESDAEDDGVKPHMVRMTDISDNVE encoded by the coding sequence ATGTTGAATCCGCAACCGGTTCCGTCCTATCTGTTGCAGTCCGACGCGGTGCGCGCGCGTTTCGACCGTCTCAAAGCGCGCGACGTGATTCTCGACGTGCGCAATCTCGGCAAGTGTTTCCCGACCTCGCACGGCGAACACGTCGCGCTCGATGACATCAGCTTCCAGACGCACCGACGCGAGTTCGTCTGCGTGATCGGGCCGTCGGGCTGCGGCAAGTCGACGCTGATCCGCATTCTCGCAGGGCTCGAGCGGCAAACGAGCGGTGACGTGCTGATCGACGGCAAACCCGTCGACGGGCCCGGTGCCGACCGCGGGATGGTGTTTCAGGGCTACACGCTGTTCCCGTGGCTCACGGTCAAGAAGAACGTGATGTTCGGCCTGAAGATGAACGGTCTCGGCCGTACCCAGGCCGAGCGCGAGGCACTGCAGTGGCTCGATCTCGTCGGCCTCGCGAAATTCGCCGACGTCTATCCGCATCAGTTGTCGGGCGGCATGAAACAGCGCGTCGCGATTGCGCGCGCACTCGCGAACCGGCCGCGCATCCTGCTGATGGACGAGCCGTTCGGCGCGCTCGATGCGCAAACGCGCGCGAAGATGCAAGCGCATCTGCTCGACATCTGGCGCAATATCGACGTGACGGTGCTGTTCATCACGCACGATCTCGACGAAGCGATCTTTCTCGCGGACCGCATTCTCGTGCTGAAGGCGAACCCCGGCGAAGTGCAGGAACTGATCGAAGTGCCGGTGCCGAGGCCGCGCGAGCTTGCGCAGTCCACTTCCGCCGAATTCATCGCAACGAGGGCGCGGCTCGAAGCGCTGATCCATCCGCCGATCGCTGAGAGCGACGCGGAAGACGACGGCGTGAAGCCGCATATGGTCCGGATGACCGATATATCGGACAACGTCGAATGA